In Archocentrus centrarchus isolate MPI-CPG fArcCen1 chromosome 22, fArcCen1, whole genome shotgun sequence, one DNA window encodes the following:
- the ghsra gene encoding growth hormone secretagogue receptor a: protein MRSPRSRATSAVRGRCGPENNRAAAMPSWPSHLECLPHNCTWEETHNTTTSTSKTDPPLPPLNYYSIPLLTVITIACTLLFLIGVAGNVMTILVVSKYRDMRTTTNLYLCSMAVSDLLIFLCMPLDLYRMWRYRPWRFGDALCKLFQFVSESSTYSTILSITALSVERYLAICFPLRAKALVTKRRVRALICLLWTVSLLSAGPVFVMVGVEQDTMGSLNFSSWMNETSLFLEAEDTRECKMTHYAVQSGLMEAMVWLSSVFFFMPVFCLTVLYSLIGRRLWQRHRETNMSSRVSHRDKSNRQTIKMLVVVVLAFVLCWLPFHVGRYLQFRSLDAPSPLLSVLSEYCSLVSVVLFYLSAAINPILYNTMSWKYRGAAARLFGLTYSLPPRGRTASTVKGDGSNGWTESTISF, encoded by the exons ATGAGGAGTCCCAGATCCAGAGCGACTTCGGCAGTCAGGGGCAGGTGCGGCCCGGAGAATAACCGAGCGGCAGCAATGCCCTCTTGGCCCAGTCACCTGGAGTGCCTCCCCCATAACTGCAcctgggaggaaacccacaacaccaccaccagcacaaGTAAAACTGACCCTCCACTGCCTCCTCTCAATTATTATTCAATTCCTCTCCTCACGGTCATCACCATCGCCTGCACACTGCTGTTTCTGATAGGGGTGGCCGGGAACGTTATGACCATTTTGGTGGTCAGCAAGTACCGGGACATGCGCACGACCACCAACCTGTACCTGTGCAGCATGGCGGTATCCGATCTACTCATCTTCCTTTGCATGCCGCTTGACCTCTACCGCATGTGGAGATACAGGCCCTGGCGCTTTGGAGACGCGCTCTGCAAACTCTTTCAGTTTGTGTCAGAGTCAAGCACTTACTCCACCATCCTCAGTATCACGGCCCTGTCAGTTGAGCGCTACCTGGCAATCTGTTTTCCATTGCGCGCCAAGGCTTTGGTAACCAAAAGGCGCGTGCGAGCTTTGATTTGCCTCTTATGGACAGTTTCTCTTTTGAGCGCAGGTCCTGTGTTTGTCATGGTGGGAGTAGAGCAGGACACCATGGGATCACTAAACTTCAGTTCGTGGATGAATGAGACTAGTTTATTCCTGGAGGCTGAGGACACCCGAGAGTGTAAGATGACGCACTATGCAGTGCAATCAGGTCTGATGGAGGCTATGGTGTGGCTGAGCTCCGTTTTCTTCTTCATGCCCGTGTTCTGTCTGACAGTGCTCTACAGCCTGATAGGCCGCCGGCTGTGGCAAaggcacagagagacaaacatgaGCTCCCGTGTGTCTCACAGGGACAAAAGCAACAGACAGACCATAAAGATGCTGG TGGTTGTTGTGCTGGCCTTTGTCCTGTGTTGGTTACCGTTCCATGTGGGTCGCTACCTGCAGTTCCGCTCTCTGGATGCTCCTTCCCCGCTGCTGTCGGTGTTATCCGAGTACTGTAGCTTGGTGTCAGTGGTTCTCTTTTACTTGAGTGCTGCCATCAACCCCATCCTCTATAACACCATGTCCTGGAAATACCGGGGTGCAGCGGCGCGCCTCTTCGGCCTGACCTACAGCCTGCCGCCACGGGGTCGCACGGCAAGTACTGTCAAGGGAGATGGCTCGAACGGCTGGACAGAGTCTACAATCAGCTTTTGA